A genome region from Haliotis asinina isolate JCU_RB_2024 chromosome 11, JCU_Hal_asi_v2, whole genome shotgun sequence includes the following:
- the LOC137256032 gene encoding UPF0538 protein C2orf76 homolog, with protein sequence MLIPLRVIMSTGKQVNNVNMAKEASNVTITVRLVRSFTHRNVKHLVYHNVNTGQTVADFRQMLDEDIPTRQSLPPPFKKFTYDTLKISHKAYGAKTADPIINRDRDEELILLPEKTLAECGVENETEVSYFLMEDYRAYQQDATTVF encoded by the exons ATGCTCATTCCTTTGCGCGTTATAATGAGTACCggtaaacaagtaaacaatgtCAATATGGCAAAAGAAGCCTCGAATGTGACAATAACTGTGCGGCTTGTTAGGTCTTTCACTCATcgaaatgtaaaacatttagTTTACCATAATGTCAACACAGGCCAAACAGTCGCTGACTTCCGCCAGATGCTGGACGAAG ACATTCCCACAAGACAAAGTCTGCCGCCACCATTTAAGAAATTCACATATG ACACACTGAAGATATCGCACAAGGCCTACGGTGCTAAG aCGGCTGATCCTATTATCAACAGGGACAGAGATGAGGAACTGATTCTGCTTCCTGAGAAGACTCTAGCTGAATGTGGAGTAG AGAATGAGACTGAGGTATCCTACTTCCTGATGGAGGACTACAGAGCCTATCAACAGGACGCGACCACAGTGTTCTGA